gaaacacctttgtatatatattcttattttcttctttattttcctttcaatGTTGATTAAAGAACCAATGATTTATCATATCGttaataattcattcattagagttTCTTCAGTTATGTGATATTGACAAGTAATCAAATTCATGTTAgaatattgctaatatttttttaagaacctatttctctattatttttaatgtatggatATAAGTAAAAGATTATTTGCAAGTTcaatgcaatatatatatatatatatatatatatatatatatatatatatatatatatatatatatatatatatatatatatatatatatatatatatatatatatatatatatatatatatatatataaaggtgaTAGCGCCTACGTGTTAGCGCCACAATTAAtccttaatttataattttaagttatCAATTAACAATCAAGTAAATAGAATTAACTTAACTTTTTAGttaaagaaaaaagttattGTTTTACATGACaagtttaaattgtttttttatcttttctaaaGAGAAAACGTTACTTTTTTGAAGACGCGtttagaattaaattttgaGTGTTAAAggaacaattaaatatttataataaaaaacacAAAGAAAGCAGTCtgaaatttctcaatttttcatttttcaaaaagaaatatttgaaataatttagccattttcaatataatttttaaaatattaagaaatctaaatattacatatatataaatatatataaatttttcatttttaaaaaagaaatatttaaaataattttgtcattttcaatactttttaaTAGAGACTATGTGCCAGTGCCACAATTAGTTTCTAATACTTTTAAGTTTTCAATTaacaatcaattaaataaaattagtttaattttttaatcaaagaaaaaattattattatacaagACAAGTTAAAATTGTTTGTTTATCTTTTTCTACCATAGTAGAAGAGTGTGTAAAAGTTAGGATATCGACTTGTCTGCtagaagtatttttttttaattcattaaggatatttttgtcatttcttgCTGCCTTAGCTTATCATCTTTCACATAGCAGCTGATTTACTGTGTCTGGCATCCATGCATGTATCCACCTTTGAAGCAGGAGAAGAGCTACTTTTCTTTCACAACTTTCATTCTCGATCTTACTCCAATCGTGTAGGAAATCTCAAGGTTATTCTTCGTCATTCTCTgttttattcttcaattatttgatttcttaggttttccttttcctctctattttctttgatgttcaattttgatttgatactTAGATTTCTGTTTTCCCTCTATTTTGTTTTGCCTATCGATTTGGCTCATATTTCTCTTGATGTTAGATTTGGATGTATATTCTGGTTAAATAGATTTATGATAGATAATCTTTGATTGTAAGTTTAGTTTTATGGGTTAATGAAGTTGGATGCACACTAACATAGACAACCATAATACATATAACCTAGCTACATAGATATGAGTTAAGATACATAAGATTATGACTCAATAAGAAGGATGAGCTTGAAAGCAAATAGAAACGCATTAACATACTTAACAGTTTATTAATTCACTGTCATTTGAGTGAGAGCTGGGTTGGCAAGCATCTGTTCTCGAGGTTTAGGTTTCAGTTAAAGGCCGCTCTTACCATAGACTAATCTTCTCGCTTTACTTAATATGGACAAACAGGTATAATGAAACATCTATTTTTTGATATAAGAATATTTGTTTTCTCAACTATGTCATGTCGGTATACTTCAAATTAGTCATCCCAATGCATAACTAAATGGGATAATAAATCCAGTCAATATTTTTTCAGACATTTTAGAGTAAGCTTTCATCTAGAAACTGAGGGTTAGTTACAAAAAACTATCACCTTATATTTTATCAAACTAGACTtcaataattattcaaaaatgaaTAACATTACTTGAGATAATTATAGCTATGTTCACCGACTctaatcaatttttcttttactattagGACCTTCTCTCTCAGGTTGTGGATTGGAGGATTGATTGGTGGTATAGGTGAAGGCAGTGGCGGATCTAGGATTTCAAGGTTGTGGGTGCTCtgtgttgggttttagcaagtgtgaatgagaaaagaaaagagagaatatgaaaactgagggaactactttggaggaaaaatgaaaagtcatttgcaaagtgcaaataaaaagtcatttcttataaatttgcaggtaacgataacattccgaaaagttgttactctttccgaaaattcgttacttttcgaaaagtcattactttctaaaaagtagttattttcctaacagacacaattttttgaaaagttgttattttttccaaaagacacaactttctggataaaatgggtctgaacagatttcactgaacagacatgttccttgctgaaaatggctataaacggaagtcaatttttgttttttaatcactgaaaatttttctttctttgcatttatttttctctcaaataaaatcaaagtgtcgatcgactgagtctgtgtgacttgttgttgttcttaagttcgttgaagttaaagaagtttgaggtaccgctatttctttaacaggtttaatccgttttatcttgggagaaattaatccataaccttgggtacagtgaggggattaaatttcttaaggacacacagtagtttctgtggactcggattaattcttgtattctatattctgcttcatcttatttctgtttctgtttctgtttattaactttataaatacaagttattgtaagaataacaatcttaagaaatttaacagtttctgtatttgaggtttctggagattaaaacctttatggttttctactctgcttgaatttttaaaattcattcgattaacgattaaaagaacataaaaactttatcgttaaatcagaaacagtttgtgtaaagatttgttctttactgttagtattttaaatacttaatttatctgccatttgtgacagaaaaaaatgactaattcaagtcaaacaaatgctggaacagttgtgctgcaacaacaacggttgcacataatcgttcaaatgctgccttagcaccggctgagaaacctgcaaagttttctggggtcgactttaagagatgacagcaaaagatgttcttctatctcactacgttgagtctgcagaagttcatcaatgagaatgttcctgttatgtcagatgaaacactggctgatgaacgattcttggtaacagaagcatggacacactcaatttttttgtgtaaaaattatattttgagtggtctgcaagatAATCTGTACAATGTGAACAACAAtgcaaaaacctcaaaagaactctgggatgctttagaaaagaagtacaaaacagaagatgccagaatgaagaaattcattgtggcaaaatttctggactttaagatgatagacagtaagactgtcgtcacccaagttcaagaattgcaggtcataatccatgatctccttgctgaaggtataaatttatttaatgcctatgttagaaatattaagttttcccttactactcacataacctttaatgtaggattgattgtgaatgatgcttttcaagtgactgcaattattgaaaagttacctccattgtggaatgactttaaaaactacttgaaacacaaacgcaaggagatgactgttgaagatctcatagtaaggttgagaatcgaagaggataataaggctgcagaaaagaggtcacgtggtaattcagcaatatctggagtaaattttgttgaataagattccacaaaattaaagaaaagaaagaaagcatctagtccaaaaagcaatcctcctaagaagaaattcaatggaaactgctttaattgtggtaaacatggtcatagggctaatgaatgccggggtcctaagaaggacaagaaaaagaagaatcaagcaaacttggctgaatccaaaggagaaatggacgatctctgtgcaatgctttcagaatgtaacttggttggaaatccaagagaatggtggatagattctggtgcctcatgccatgtttgtgccgacaaagaattattttcatcatatattccaacacttacagatgaaaaattgtttatggcaaactccgctgttgcaaaggtggaaggaactggcaaagtcctattaaagatgacatcaggcaaggtggtgactttgaatagggtctcatatgttccagaattgagaaagaatttagtttcaattccacttctgaccaagaatggatttaaatgtgtatttgtttctgataaagtagtagtaagcaaaaatgatatgtatgtaggaaaaggatACCTTAGTTatggccttttcaaactcaatgtaattgtagttgatatgaataaagattttgcttcttcttacttgcttgagtctaaatgtttatggcatgaacgtttgggacacgttaataacaaaaccttgcgaaaactgattaacttaaatattttaccaaaatttgagtgcaataaatcaaaatgtcaaatttgtgttgaatctaagtatgctaagcattcttataaatctgttgaaaggaattcaaatcctttagaattgattcacactgatatttgtgacatgaagtcaacaccatcacgtggtgggaaaaagtatttcataacttttattgacgattgcactagatattgttatgtctatttgctaaatagtaaggatgaagcaatagatgcatttaggcaatataaaactgaagttaaaaatcagttagataaaaagatcaaaatgatcagaagtgatagaggtggagaatatgaatctccatttgcagaaatatgtttagaaaatggaataatccatcaaactactgctccctacactccttAGTCTAATGGagttgcagaaagaaaaaatcaaactttaaaagaaatgatgaatgcattacttataagttcaggtttaccacagaacttgGCGGGaaagctatccttacagcaaatcagatacttaatagagtgcctcactcaaagacaaatgtaattccatatgagaaatggaaaggtagaaaactcaatttgaaatatttcaaagtgtgggggtgtctagccaaagtccaagttcctatacctaagagggtaaaaataggacctaagactgtggattaTGTATTCATTGGAAatgccacaaacagtaaggcatgtcATTTTTTGGTTCAGAAGTCAgaacatccggatattcatgataatacggtaatggaatcagatagtgctgaagtttttgaacatatctatccgtataaaactagacttgagtcatctagtgggggatctaaacaacccagagaagaaccaaaagagaatgaacaaaatgaagaaagtccaagacgtagtaaacgtcaaaagacatctacttcatttggatcagattttgtaacatttcttcttgaaagtgagcctcaaacattcaaggaaacaatgttgtctagcgaccCAACCTCTTGGAAagaggctgttaatagtgaaattgaatcaatcttaagcaatcatacttgggatttggttgatcttcctccagggaacaaaccgttgggttcaaaatggatctttaaaaggaagatgaaagacgatggaactattgacaaatataaagcaagacttgttgtcaaaggttttagacaaaaagaaggtcttgattattttgacatatattcgccagtgactaggattacatcaatacggatgttaattgcactagctgcagtatacggtcttgaaattcatcaaatggatgtgaaaacaaccttcttaaatgaagagagcttgaagaggaaatttacatagaacaacctgagggttttgtagttcctggtaaagaaaagaaagtgtgcaaacttattaagtaactttatgggctaaaacaagcaccaaaacaatggcatgcaaagttttatcaaaccatgttggcaaatggatttatgatcaatgaatgtgataaatgtttttacattaaagatactccaaatcaggaagttattttatgcctatatgcagatgatatgcttataatgagcaaagacattgctaatataaaagctacaaagcgtatgcttgctagtgagtttgatatgaaagatttaggagttgctgatgtgatattaggaattaaaattcttaaaactcctaacggtctagcattgtctcaaactcattatattcaaaagatacttgaaaaattcaaatttttgaattttaaaagggcaaagactccaattgatgtaaatcttcatcttgcaaagaataaaggcaaaagtcagtctcaattggactatgctagcgtattgggaagcttaatgcatgtcatgaattgtacacgaccagacatagcttgcactatcagtaaactgagtcgatacacaagtaatcctaatcataatctTTGGTtggtaatgaagagagttttgggatacttagatgacactcaaaactatgctttaaattacaacagatatccagccgttcttgaatgatatagtgatgcaaattggattactgggtcaactgagacaaaatccacaagtggatacgtttttactattggtggaggagcaatatcttggaaatcatccaaataaacatgtatagctcgctctacaatggagtctgaattcattgctttagacaaggcaggagaagaagctgaatggctccggaatttcttacAAGATATTCCActttggcccaaaccaatggcccctatatgcatatattgtgatagtcaagctgcaatgggaagggctggaagcattatgtataacggcaagtctcgtcacataaaacgaagacataactctgtgagacaactactctctatcacaattgactatgtgaagtcaaaagataatgtgtcggatccacttacaaaaggcctaaatagagagggagttgagaaatcatcgacgggaatgggacttggccgagaacaagtcatcgtggcggtaactctacctagaagactggagatcccaagatctaggttcaaggagataaaacaaagtcattgatgacggttcaacattgtcaaaggaaaaataaaataaaatattattattattttatggtccattctcatgatgagacaatgtttagtaactaggataaagacataagaactttttaatggtttctaagtttgatacaaggaatatcaaatggtgtatctatgggataacacatttagaaatcacctatgtaagtgtgaagtgtaagccgcttcaaggagaatccggaAGGCCAATTCTTTAAccacttactatccaagatgtgttcatggctgaaacgaacaaaacaatgagaactaagaacagttcaagggttgattgtgtgacatatgttgtctaggtatacaccaaagctcgacggttcaaagatatcaaatctaccgattgaccgagtgtatccgatatatgttcactacggaaagtttatagagaaacctacttatccagatgcgattaacctttaccaACAAGACACAcatgttttttcatgcatatgttttaacaatagtcttccccattcatgtgggggattgttgggttttagcaagtgtgaatgggaaaagaaaagagagaatatgaaaagtgagggaactactttggagggaaaatgaaaagtcatttgcaaagtgcaaatgaaaagtcatttcttataaatttgcaagtaacggtaacatttcgaaaagttgttactctttctgaaaagtcgttacttttcgaaaagtcgttactttccaaaaagtagttattttcctaacagacacaatttttcaaaaaattattattttttccaaaagacacaactttctggataaaatgggtctgaacagatttcactgaacagacatgttccttgctgaaaatgactataaaaggaagtcaatttttgtttttttaatcactgaaaatttttctttctctgcatttatttttctctcaaataaaatcaaagtgtcgatcgactgagtctgtgttaCTTGTTGCttttcttaagttcgttgaagttaaagaagtttgaggtaccgctatttctttaacaggtttaatccattttatcttgggagaaattaatccataaccttgggtacagtgaggggattaaatttcttaaggacacacagtagtttctgtggactcagattaattcttgtattctatattctgcttcatcttatttctgtttctttttctgtttattaactttataaatacaagttattgtaagaataacactCTGAAGTGAAACtgtaaaaaaatatgtgttaacaATGAGATTCAAACCTTGGTACAACAACACTAAAAGAGTCTTAAGTACCCATCCTAGAACCATTAGGCCAACTATATGATTTATTCATTGGAtgctctatgttaattttatacaaatatctatcgatttctacatagatatatatatttcataacgaagttaatgggtgctcgagcactCGACGGACACCATATGGGTCCGCCCTGGGTGAAGGAGTGTTCACCGGCTTTCAGGCACTTGGTACTAATGGTTGAGAACGAGATGGGGCAATTGGTCTTCCCGATAATGTTGAATGAAGAGACGATAATTCTTAGACCAAATTACTTACTAGCTACtcatagaagaagaaaatgtaGACCATTATTATGCAGAGGTAATCagatcaaagaaaaataatttggtgATGCTTTTagataaaaattgttttaactATATTGCagaatgtttcatttttttaatttccaaccattatttttttgtatgtttcTTGCTATATGTGGTGATTATGCTTTTGCAATTTCCGTTTTTGTACTACATCAATTGTTTCTTTGGCGACTGTTGTTATTATATATTGGTTGAATTTCACTTTCACACAATAAATgttactaattttaaaataatcttaaCCAAATATTCCATGTTTTGGGCATTGTTTTGTGAGTTACTTTTATGataacttttaattaaattttctccTTCCTAGGTTTCCACATGTATCGTTAGTGTCAATTTGTCTCTAAAAGTGAGAGTATTTCCATTATAGATATAAAAAGATTACACATCCCAAAGATCCGTCATTCCTATATCCAAAGATCAACTATTCTATCTCTACAAATCTGCTATTCAATTCCTCCAAATCCTCTATTCTATCACAATATTTATTCCTTTGATTCTGCAACAAATTTATATGATCATGTTAATTTATATAACTATCTAATTACATTAATGTATTCAATTATTTagattttcatcatgcttacatCCCCCATCATATTGATGACGGTGGATCAAGAAGCCTCTATTTGGCTACTAGAAACTGATGGCATTGTCGTGCCATAGATTTTATAAACGCATCAGTTATTTGCAGATCACTGGACACATGTAGAACGGTATTGACTCCTTTTTCTAGAGATTCTCATATATACTGACAATCTACTTCAATATGTTTGGTCCTCACATGAAAACTGGATTAGTAGCCTTCTGAATAGCACTTGCATTATCAGCATGGAGAGGAGTGGGATGAGATTGTGGAAATCCAATCTTATCAGGTAATCCTCAAATCCATACAACCTTAGAGCAAGCAGTAGACATGGATCGATATTCATTCTCTGTTGAAGAATTTGACACACGATCTTGCTTTTTACTCTTCAAAGATATCAATGACCCTCCAAGAAATATACACCAACCAGTGACGGAAGGACGAGTATCAGGACATCTCGCCCAGTCAGAAtcactaaaaatataaagacaAATAGTAGAACCACTTGGAAAGAACAATCCACAAGTAGATGTTCGTAGAAGATACCTAATGATGCGATGAACAACCACCAAGTGGAGATGACGTGGAGCTTGCATAAACTGACTAACTTGTCGAACTGCAAAAGAGATAAGAGTAATAGTAAGGTAATTTATACTCCTAACTAATTGTCGAAACATAGTTGGATCAAGAAGAATATCTCCTTCCTCACAACGATACTTCATATTCAATTCCATTGGAGTGTCTACAGAGGAGTAATCTTGAAGATCATCCAAAGAAATCAGATCTTGAACGTACTTGTGTTGGGTTAGAAACACACCTAAAGCAACATTATGAACTTCCAAACCCAAAAAATAAGTAAGTTTACCAACATCTTTCATATGAAAAGTATATTTAAGCTGTTGTTGAAGGCTAGTGATTTGTGAAGAATCGATTCCTGTGATAATAATGTCATCTACACACACCAAAAGAAGAACACAACCAGTCGATGTTCTCTGAAGAAACAAAGATGAGTCATATTTGCtatgattaaaagaaaattgtagCAAAGTAGATCAAAACTTATCAAACCAAgctcttggagcttgttttaaTTCATACAAAGATCGCTTCAACTTCCATACATCTGATGTAGGCGATGAGAACAAACCAAATGAAGGTTTCATATAAATATCTTCTTTGAGATCACCATGGATAAAAGCATTTTTGACATCCGTTTGATATAGAGATCAGTTTTGTGAGGCAGCAATCGCAATAATAGTTCACACCGTAGTCATTTTTGCAACGGGTGCAAAAGTCTCCTCATAGTCCTTCCCATACTCATGTAAGGTACCAAGAACAACTGATCGAGATTTGTATCGATCAAGAGTTCCATCATAATGAACATTGATTGAATAAACCCAGTTACATTTTTATAGGGAGGACATTTGAAGGACATGAAACAATGTCCCATGTGTCATTTTCTTTAAGATCCAAAAGTTCTTCCTCTATAACTTTCTGCCAACAGTCATGCTTGGAAGCTTGGGAGTAACAAGTTCGAACATAAATGTTAGataaagtatataaaaattcataccAATTAGGAGTACATGATACTATTGTAAAGTGTCGAGTAGGCTCAAGTGGAACAACTCTTGAAGAATTCTCAAATTCTTGTTGTGGTACAGTTTGAGGCGGCGCATTAGTGTCGGGATAGGATAAATTTGGCCGACTTCATTCATAGACAATTACAGGTTTGAACCTCTTAAAAGAAGATGATAAATACTCAAAAGTAGAAAGAATAGGAGAAGCGGAAGATGAATCTAAAATCATAGGAAAGAAATACTAATTCCCAAAGAAAACTACATGTTTGGAAATACGAAGTTTTTTAGAACATGGAtcatagaaaataaaatctttttgtgAAGTACTATGAGCCATAAAATCACATTTAGTAGATTGTAAAGAATGTTTCTTGTGTTGTGAAGGAAGAAAATGCACCAAACAAACACAACCAAATTTCTGAAACTCACTATAGTAACGATTTTGGTGATAATGACGAAAATATGGAGACTCAAGATTTAGAACTTTAGATGGTAatctattaattaaatagaaagTAGTAGATAAAGCTTCCACCCAATATTTAGATGGTACAAAGGACTCAATCAACAAAGTACAAGCGACATCAAAATGATGGCGATTTTACGTTCAGcaactccattttgttgtgTTGTATATGGGAAATAGCGTTGTTGGATGATTCCTTTgtcaaataagaattttttgaaTTCATAAGACATATATTCTCCTCCAAAATCATATCTTAATAATTTGATGCACGTAGAAAATTGAGTCTCAATGTAAGGCAAAATGTCTTGAACATGGGAAATACCTCAAATTATATCGAAGAAAATACACCCACGTAAACCGACTACAATCATCTATAAATGTCATACAGTATTTGAAATGATCATGTGAAATAATTAGTGAAATGCCCCAATCATCACTGTGAATGACATCAAAACACTTGGTAGCACAACTACCAAAATTAGAAAAAGGAAGAGCTTTACTTTTGCCTAATTTACAAGTAGAAAAAACAATGGAAgcaattgaaaattgatttttatttctcaaatgaaccaaaatttgataaatgagACAACAGAACAGAATTTGGATGTTCTAAGCGCTTATGACAAACCTCAGTCTTACTAGAAGTAGAAGTACAAGCAAAAGATAGAACATGAGCAATGGAAAAGTGTATAGGAAACAATTGTCCAACTTTAGGTCTCTTCGCAATTATCGTCCTCGACACCTGATCTTACACAAAATAAtcattacaagaaaattcacaTCAAAATTTTTATCTACCAATTGTTAATATCCCCAACCTTTGTAATGGGTAAATTTAAACCATTGTCAATATGTATATGTgattgtaacaccccgtagccaaaatagaccaaaaattagtttttttgaaaaatttgcaGGTGCAATCGACGTGACCATCGACGAACCGTAGCCTAacccacggtccgtcctacacaaccatcgatgggatcagaaactcccaaataTCTCAGCCCagaaaaaaatttgttaagtgTTGGTCGATGGACGGACTTACGGTGCGTAGGTTAGACTACGGTCCGTAGTCCATGACattcgatcaagactcccttcaccCTCTCTttgacaagagctatggatgaccagcacagtccgtaggtggaccTAAGGTCTgtaggtctgaccgtaggtggGAAATTAGCAACAATTTAAGAGAAAatgtagttgggtcaacttcaaatagtcataactcttagcacaaaatgaattaggtgtcccatgatctatccacagatagataattgaattatctttccatatccaccaaCCTTGCGAAAATTAGACCTTTGAATAAAAAAGTTattcccattttagtaaagtccTGTCGAACAGGCACagtcgacggacccaacgatggggcgtcagtcagacgacggaccgtcagtcctggtcGTCGATTGGTCGGAAAACAACTTTCCCAAGGGTCTTTTGGACctttcccactttgtttaaaaCCTAAGTTACTTCatttttttaccctaaatcatcatattttagtaagtttaagcctaaaaacattatttaaatatatcaaagtcaaatcattaaattaaagattagaaaattagaagcaagaaaggagaaaagctcaagaacccttgttcaagaacacaacaagTTCCAGCAGTTCCAAACCCAAAACCTAAGTATTTTTCCATAAATTTCATCAACAGATATATttgatttcactagtgggtttctttcacccaacgggtccctagttttcagtcagattctt
The DNA window shown above is from Solanum lycopersicum chromosome 11, SLM_r2.1 and carries:
- the LOC138339457 gene encoding uncharacterized mitochondrial protein AtMg00810-like; the protein is MVNAESLTELWKVSRTIIAKRPKVGQLFPIHFSIAHVLSFACTSTSSKTERTSTGCVLLLVCVDDIIITGIDSSQITSLQQQLKYTFHMKDVGKLTYFLGLEVHNVALGVFLTQHKYVQDLISLDDLQDYSSVDTPMELNMKYRCEEGDILLDPTMFRQLVRSINYLTITLISFAVRQVSQFMQAPRHLHLVVVHRIIRYLLRTSTCGLFFPSGSTICLYIFSDSDWARCPDTRPSVTGWCIFLGGSLISLKSKKQDRVSNSSTENEYRSMSTACSKVVWI